The following are from one region of the Verrucomicrobiales bacterium genome:
- a CDS encoding trypsin-like peptidase domain-containing protein — protein sequence MSNRLAYGWACCLCAIHASAWDVVQLKEGASVTGKLLNEKPDYVVVDVGFTALTIPRTHITKITPDADAKGSGAPAPVAIESVGQTYFTAKVPPPERAVREWSKELGESVVQVRTPGGLGSGFILNEDGYLITNFHVIEGETQISVEVYHQDAGGPLERRPYKKVKIIALNKFHDLALLRIEDDASPKPKFKPILIGSSDALGQGERVFAIGSPLGLERTVTEGIVSVKAREMQGELFLQTTTQINPGNSGGPLFNLRGEVVGVTNMKISVGEGLAFAIPSERLKYFLDHRDAFSYDNDNPSNPFRYLEPPRHPQTSGKTPATKKDKGG from the coding sequence ATGTCAAATCGACTGGCTTACGGATGGGCCTGTTGCCTGTGTGCGATCCATGCTTCGGCCTGGGATGTCGTTCAGCTTAAAGAAGGTGCCTCGGTTACGGGGAAGCTGCTAAACGAGAAGCCAGACTATGTGGTGGTTGATGTCGGCTTTACGGCACTCACCATCCCCCGCACGCACATCACGAAGATCACCCCCGATGCTGACGCCAAGGGATCGGGCGCTCCGGCCCCGGTCGCCATCGAATCGGTGGGCCAGACTTACTTCACCGCCAAGGTTCCGCCGCCCGAGCGCGCGGTTCGGGAATGGTCCAAAGAACTGGGTGAATCAGTGGTGCAGGTGCGCACTCCGGGGGGGCTGGGCTCAGGCTTTATTCTCAATGAGGACGGTTATCTCATTACGAACTTTCACGTGATTGAAGGAGAAACCCAGATTTCGGTGGAGGTTTATCATCAGGACGCCGGCGGTCCTCTGGAGCGACGGCCCTACAAGAAGGTCAAGATTATCGCGCTCAACAAGTTCCACGACCTCGCTCTGCTGCGAATTGAGGATGATGCTTCCCCCAAGCCCAAGTTCAAACCGATCCTGATCGGCAGCTCGGATGCTTTGGGACAGGGAGAACGGGTGTTTGCCATCGGGAGTCCGTTGGGACTCGAACGAACGGTGACTGAAGGGATTGTGAGTGTGAAAGCACGTGAGATGCAGGGTGAGCTCTTTCTGCAAACCACCACCCAGATCAACCCCGGTAACAGTGGCGGCCCGCTGTTTAACCTGCGAGGCGAGGTCGTAGGAGTCACCAACATGAAGATCTCGGTGGGGGAGGGTCTGGCCTTCGCGATCCCGTCCGAGCGGCTCAAGTATTTTTTGGATCACCGGGATGCCTTTTCCTACGACAACGACAATCCCAGCAATCCCTTTCGCTATCTCGAACCCCCTCGACATCCCCAGACCTCCGGCAAAACCCCTGCAACAAAGAAGGATAAAGGGGGTTGA